Part of the Petrotoga sp. 9PW.55.5.1 genome is shown below.
AAAATATGTGCTAAAAAATTATCTATAAGGCCAAGCTTCACAATTACTAAAAAACGAGGAATGCTAACAGCTACGGGAACAAACATTAAAGCTAAAGTATTTATATTAAATAACATATTTTTACCTTTAAATCTTTTCTTTGAAAGAACATATCCTGCTGAAGCGGTAATCCATAAAGTAAATAAAACACTGAACAAAGTTGATAATAAACTATTGAAAATATATCTTGAAACAGGAACATTAGATGTTGTAGTTGCAGAAAACAATCTTTTAAAATTATCCAATGTTGGTCGACTAGTAAAAAAACGAGGAGGAAAAGCAAATAGTTCATCAATAGGCTTAAAAGCATGAAAAACAATAAAAAGTATTGGCAAAACCATAAAAACTGCAACAGGTATTAAAATAGCAAAAAATTTAATCTGACTTTTATCAAATTTATCAGGATTTATATGTGTAGCTCGTAAATTTGCCATGGATTTACCATCACTCCTTTTCTCCAAATAGGTTCCATGAAACACGAGAAGCTATCCAAACAATAATCAACAAAACTACCGAGGCAGCTGCGGCATATCCCATTTCGTATCTAATAAACCCATAATCCTCTATATGATTAACTATCAATTGAGCTGCATATTGAGGTGTGGGATTAGAACCTGATAATGCTACTCCTAACCCACTAGTTGTAAATGTGTTAACTATAGCCATAACCGCTCCAAATAACATCTGCGGTCGCATTGAAGGAATAGTTACATAAATAATCTCTTGAAATCTGTTACTAACTCCGTCAATATACGCTGCATCGTACAATTCTTGATTAACATTTAAAACTCCTGCTAACATAGCTAAAAACCCCACACCCATACTACTCCAAAGCGAAACAATTATTACTATGGTCATTAAATACTGGGGAGACTGTAGCCATTGGATCGGTTCGGTTATTAACCCAATTCCAATTAAAAAACTATTTAAATATCCAAGTTGATTGCCACTAAAAATTATGCTCCAGATAACACTCATCATTACACCAGTTGTCATAGATGGAAGATAAATAAGAATGGCTATAATAGTTCGAGGTAATTTTGGAATTTGCGCTAACATCCATGCGAAAATAAATGAAAGAATATATCCGCCTGGACCTACAATTAAAGCATATTTAATAGTATTAGGTAAGACTTTTTGCATAAACACCGTATCTTGTGTTAATAACGAAATGTAATTATTTAAGCCAATAAATTCGGGAGGCTGTACAGCGTTAAAATAGCTAAAAGATAAAATTATCGCTCCGACAACTGGTATCAATATAAAAAGGCAGAAAAGAATTATATAAGGAGACAATAAAACCCAATGTGAATATTTATGAATAAACCTTTGCTTTATTTTCATCTATTTCTTTCCACCTCATCTATAATATCTTCTATAGTTGGAATTTTATAATTTCTTACCACCTCTCCATTTTTGATATAACCAAATTCTTCCATCTTACGTAATATTTCTCTATTCGCAGTAATTGCTGCTTTATCAATTGCTATTCTTATTTCTTCTCCATTCATTACAACATCAGTCCAAGCATTACTTATTTCTCTTTCCACCATATAACCAGCTGGATGACGTGGTATTTCTTTTATCCATTCCCATTGTTCTAATATAATTTTCTTGTGCTCCTCAGGAAAAGCTAATTCTTCAAAAGCTACCATATTCGCAGTATTCCACATATATTCCGGTCCATACCTAGTTTGCATCCTATAAGCATACTCCACCTGAGTATCTTTGGAAAGCCACCATTTTAAAAATTCCCACGCTTCTTGTTTTTTGGTACTATTAGCAAATATAACATCTGCTCTATCGCTTCCAACTTGATATCTTAAAATTTCTCCCTTTTCGTTTTTTATCCCAGGTGATAAGGCAATTCCCCATTGTCCAGCTATTTCAGGAGCTGCGGTCATTAACATAACATATGTTGTAAAATTTGAAACCCCTAAAGGTATCCTACCGTATCTAAATTCATTATAAAAATTTGGTACACTTTGAGAGATGCTGTAAATTGTAAAAACCTTTGTCATTATTTCAAAACCCTTAATGGAATTTTCTTCATTTATAGCTGTTTTTAAACCATCCTCTGTATATAATCTTCCTTCGCTTTGAAAAATGAAAGGCGCTGTTGTATAAAAAGGTTTTAGCCCTGTCCATCCTGCCATCGGTAAATAAAAATTCATAGAATTTCTATACAGCGTCGACATTGTAAGCTGAACATCTTCCCAAGTTTGAGGTATTTCTAAATTTAAGCTTTCAAGAATGTCATTTCTATAGAACAATACATAAAAATCCTGCGTTTCTGTAACTCCATAAACCTTACCTTCTACAAAATAAGGAATCAATGTTTCCAAATTGTATTCTTTACTAATATATTCCCAAAAGTCTTCAAATTCAGTTAAGTCTTGTACCGCACCTCTAATAGCCAAATCGTACGGAATATAATTACTTATTCCTAAAGCTATATCCGGGTTTACATTTGCGGCATTTGCCAAAATTAATCTCTGCTCATTTGGCATAACCGAAAATCTAATGTTTATACCGGTTTTCTGAGTAAAGTCCGAATCTGTCATTTGTTGCAACATTTCAACATATTGAATTGGTCTATTTACCCAAACTAAAAGTTCATCGGATTTCTTATCATTAACAGCCATATATTCCTTGTTTCGAGGGAAAAAAGAATAAATAAATCTTTTAATACCTTCAATAAACCTTTTAAAAAGGCCTACATCATTTTCAGGTAAATATGGAGAACTTAATATATATATCCTATCAAGAGTCAACGACTGTACAGAAAGTATATCTATAGTTTCCGATATTAAGTTAGAAGCTGAAGAAAAACCTTCATTTAATTTACTCAATTGAGTAGGTATTTTGCTCGGATCTTTTAATAAATCTCTGATATTATCAGACGCAATTTTTAAGTTAACCAAAGACGCTGGTTTTTGATTATATAGAATTTCAAGGTCATTATAAATATTATCAATTTGATTAGCCCAATTTTCAAATTTTTGAACAATCCCGGGAAAATATAATTCCATATCCCATTTTCTGTTTCTATCTACTACACCTCCGGTTATTTTTCTTATCTCCAAACCAGTTTGATTTATATCATCCATAATTCTTTTTAGTTCGAAAACTATATTATTTAAAGGTGTTGCATCCACTTCTAAAGATATAGTATGAACTCCCTTATCTAACCATATTCCGAATGGTTCATTAGTTGTTTCATCCTTAAAAAGAATATTTTGATATTTATTCCCCGTATATGGGAACTTATAACTCGCTGCTTCATAGAAAGGGATTTTTTCATCAATATAAATATTCCTAAAAGTTGAAATTCCTGCATTTATAGATTGAGAATATCTAAAAACTATATAATGCATACCCGGATTTTCTACTTCAAAAGTCCAAGTTATCCTCTGTCCCACTTTATTCCAGGAAGCTCCATCTATAATATTTAACTTTCTTATATGCGTTTCGTAAGGATGAATAGAAGGGTCCTGCTGATTACCCGGTCTAACAAATGAATCAGTTTTCACGTTATAATCTTCTGCTTCTATCTCTATATAAACATTTGTATCTTCAATTTGAACTTTTGGTGTATCTAAAAAATACTGATCATAACTTTGTAAAGGTTCATACTTAAACAAAGTAAAACTTTTTATAGTTATAGGTTGAGAAATATTTTTAACTTTAAAAGAATTCTCTCCTTTTTTTAATTCAAAAACATAAGGTAAAGAAGATAAACTAGAATAATCTTTTATATATTCTTTATGAAAATTATCTATCTTAATTTGTCTTGGAACAATCTCATTTCCATATCTATCGTGCGGATATTCTTTGGATTCATCAGCCCAAAGTGCTGGAAGGTATGAAGTCAGTTCTTTATTCTCCCATGAAATAGAAATAAGTGTTGGTAAAACTTGATCAGAATTTATCTTATATTCTAAAATCATGGTATATAAGCCATCTTCTGGAACGTTAAATTTAAATTCCAAAGTTTCTTCAACATTTAAAAAAATACCACTCTCGTTTTTCTTTTCACTCAACGAATTTTCGAAAGTAAAAGTTTCAACTACGCTTCCCTCGTTATAAGTCAACCAAGATTCAAAATTTGCTTTTAACATATCTGTCATAAACAAAAAAAATAGAAAAAAAATTATTCGTTTCACTAATTTTGATTGTTTGAAAAACATTTTTAACCTCCAAAAACATTTTCTACACAACATATCAAAATACACTTTAAAAATATGTTTTTAAGAAAGTACTTTAGGCAAATTGCCTAAAGTACTTTAAAAAAATGTTTTTCCATTATATATTCATTTTTATTTAGATGGTTTAAAATTCTTTTGGACTTCTATTAGTTGAGAATCAAAAGTTTTCCAAGCATTTTGAATTATTTCATTAGCCCTTGCTTCCAATTCTGCTGCTATTGCAGCTGCTTCTACTTTTCCTTGCCTAATCTCTTCGCTTCTTGGAATTATTACCTCGTTCAAAGCTCTGCTCCAGTCGGGCACAATCTTATAAAAATCTGCCCAAAAAGCTTTATCAACATTATCATACATATATTTAACACCATCAGGAACAAAATCTAAGGATTTAAACATGGCAACAACTTCTGGTTCGCTTGTAGATGGTATAATAAAATCAGGTGTAAAATTCCCTGCCGCATCTGTTTTATTCTTTAAAATATTTAGTCTCGTTAAAACTCCATCCTTCCCATAAGATCTCCATTTTAGAAATTCAAAAGCTGCTTCAGGGTATTTTGTAGTAGAGATCATAAATGCGTGATCAGCGTGAAGAGCTTCTCTATATCCTACATTGGGATCTTGTGGTAATGGGTACATATCAAACATATAATTCATAGTTCTTATCCAACTTAAATCCCAAGTTCCATGAAAGCCCATCAATACCTTTCCTTCTCTTAAAGCATCAGCATCTTTTCCAAATTTTTTTTGGTAATCATCGAGGCCTCCTGCATTCCGAATTGCATCATTCTTTAGATCATCTGATACTAATCCAGGAACAGATTTAAGATTCTTTTGAAAGTTAATCGCTCTAACCCAGCTTCCTTCAGTAAAGCTAAATTTTCGATCTATTGGGTCATAAGCCAGTTGATGTAAATTTTTACTAAACATACCTGTCATAACTTCGTCAAATCCCCACAAATGGTTTATCCCAGAATATAAGTTTGTTGTTGCATTAATGAGATATTCTCTAAACTCATCAATCGTCCATTCGTATGAAGGTGGATCCATGTTTAGTTGTTCTATTAAATCCAAATTAACCATAACTGCACTGAACTGTAAATTAGATGGAAGTGCATAAGTTTTTCCATTGAATTTATACCTTTCCATTAATTTTGGATCAACATATTTAAACTCCTCATCTTTTTCCAAAAATTCATCTAACGGATATATCCACCCTTGAGAAATTGGGTAAGTCAAATTTTCCCATCCATAAACAACATCGGGTAAAGTCCGAGCAGAAGCTTGTGCACTTAGATATTCGTTTAAATCACCATCAAAAATAACGATTTGTACTTCAATATTAGGATATTCTTTGTTGAATTCTTTAACAAATGCTTGCTCTGTTTCAAAATCCCAACTTCTTACTGCATATACAATACTACCACTGATATCATTTTTCCCTGCTCCAAAACTGAAAGTGTTAAAAACACTTAAAACAATCAATACGATAAGAACTGTTCTGAGTTTTGTTCTCATTTGCCTCTCCTCCTTAATAAAAAATTTTTTTACTCACTTTAGAAATTACAAAATAAGACCTGGAACTATTTAATTCAAAATTCTATTTTTAGAAACGTTTCATTTATAAAGTGTTTAAAAATCTTTTGTTACCTACCAAATCCATATAAAATAAAATTTATAGATATTCTTCTATCTCTTTTTCAATCGCCATTATAGCAGCTCCAAAAGCTATACTTTTTTCATTCAAATTCGAACTAATTAATTCACATTTGTTTGTAGATAAAACTTGAGAGTTGAATAGATTTTTCATTTTTTCTATCGAGTAAGGCAAAATAGGAGAAATTTCTCCGCCAATTATAATATGTGAAGGATTTATTATATTAGCCAAATTAGCAGATAAAATTGCAAGATAATATGCTTCTTCATCTAATATTGAAAGAGCTAACTTATCATTTTGTTCAACTAATTGGTGAAATTCATCAATATTTTTGACTTTTTTATTTGTTTTTGAATTATAACAACGTATCATTTGCGGTAAAGAAGCCAAAGCTTCAACGCATCCTTTTCTTCCACAACTACAAAGTGGACCATCTAACTTAATAACTGAATGGCCTGCTTCCAAAGCCGCCCCATTTACACCTCTAAAAATTTCTTTTTTTGTAATCAAACCAGTTCCGATACCCTTTCCCACTATTATGCCTAAAACCATAGAATCTAATGGAAGCTTATTAAAATGATACTCGGCAAACGTCATTAAATTAGCTCCATTATCTAAAAATACAGGTTTTTGTAATTTATCTTCTAAAATTTCTCCTAAAGAAATATTTCCCCATTTTAAATTTGGAGACAACAACAGTTTTTTTTGATCTGCACTAACTATACCTGGCACTCCCAAACCTACGCTTATGATGTACTCTTTTGAAATGTGACTTTCATATAAAATTTTGTCATACATTTCTTGGATAATGCTAGTTAAAGATTCTACTGTTATATTATTATCTATTTTTTTACTTTTACTCTCTATAATTTCGTATACTAAATTTAAGAGTACTACATCAATATGTGATTCCCCTATTTCTATGCCGACAGAGAATGAATTTTTTTTGTTTATATCTAAAAAAACAGGAGGTCTTCCACCTGTACTTTTTCCATTCGTTTTTTCAATAAGAAAGTTTTTTCCCAAAAGCCTTTGAATGCATCTACCGACTGTAGATTGACTTAAATGAGTTATTTTTGCTATTTCTGTTCTTGAGATCAATGGTTTATTTTGAACAGTTTTAAAAACTTCCAATACGTTTTTTGATTCCACATTTGTCCTCCCACATTTTAGTTTTTTAATAATAAAAACCTATTTTTATTATTAAATTATAGATCAAAATAAAACTTTTTTTCAAGTTCGAAAAAAGCCGTGGAGAAACAAATAAAAGAAGTCTTATACAAATATTTAGTTTTTTTAAATTATTTCGCATGATTTACTTTCTTTCAGACAGATAGTAATTTTAAATTAACTAAAAAATATATAAATGTTTCTTTAGTCACACAAAAATAAAAAGAGAACGAAAAATCGTTCTCCGGTTCCTTCCCTTTTCTTTGAAGATATCTTTGGAAACTTTCTTATCATCCTTTTCAAAGTACTTAAGGATATCTCAGATACTTGGTGTATCTTTGAAAGCTCATACAAAAGGATATGATATCATTTCAAAGACATCTAATTATGATCTAACCAATTGTTTTCACGAACATTTAATATGATCTAACGCGGAAGACTTGATTTTTTCTTTTTTTATGTTATAATAATAATGATAATTGGTGAAATTTAATTAAAAAAATGATTGCCGAGGGCTTTTCGCCCTCGAGCTTTTTTATAAAACTATTTTGGATTTGTTGAATGGAAGGAGGAACTACGATGCTAACTGATAAAGAAGTTGAACAGCTAATTTGGGAAAAGGCAAGTAATATAGCTGATCAATTAAACCTAGAAATATTCGATATTGAAATCAAAGGAAGCCAAAAAAACAAGATTCTAGAAATAACAATAGACAATCCTTCAGATTACGTTTCAATTAACGATTGTGAAAGATTTTCCAAAACTATTGATCCATGGCTTGATGAAATACAACCTTTCCCAAATAGTTACGAATTGGTTGTCAGTTCACCTGGTTTGAATAGAAAGTTAAGAGGAAGTAATGACTACCTTAGATTCAAAGGAAAATTAGCAAAATTTGTTCTGAAAAACAAAGAAAAAAAGAAAACTGTCTTAGTAGGATACATAGGTAATGTCTCTGAAGAAAGTCTCGAAATAACCGAAAAAGAAACTGGCAACTTATTTACAATAGATTTAAAAGATATAAATAAAGCAAATTTAGAAAT
Proteins encoded:
- a CDS encoding ABC transporter substrate-binding protein, producing the protein MRTKLRTVLIVLIVLSVFNTFSFGAGKNDISGSIVYAVRSWDFETEQAFVKEFNKEYPNIEVQIVIFDGDLNEYLSAQASARTLPDVVYGWENLTYPISQGWIYPLDEFLEKDEEFKYVDPKLMERYKFNGKTYALPSNLQFSAVMVNLDLIEQLNMDPPSYEWTIDEFREYLINATTNLYSGINHLWGFDEVMTGMFSKNLHQLAYDPIDRKFSFTEGSWVRAINFQKNLKSVPGLVSDDLKNDAIRNAGGLDDYQKKFGKDADALREGKVLMGFHGTWDLSWIRTMNYMFDMYPLPQDPNVGYREALHADHAFMISTTKYPEAAFEFLKWRSYGKDGVLTRLNILKNKTDAAGNFTPDFIIPSTSEPEVVAMFKSLDFVPDGVKYMYDNVDKAFWADFYKIVPDWSRALNEVIIPRSEEIRQGKVEAAAIAAELEARANEIIQNAWKTFDSQLIEVQKNFKPSK
- a CDS encoding carbohydrate ABC transporter permease, which translates into the protein MANLRATHINPDKFDKSQIKFFAILIPVAVFMVLPILFIVFHAFKPIDELFAFPPRFFTSRPTLDNFKRLFSATTTSNVPVSRYIFNSLLSTLFSVLFTLWITASAGYVLSKKRFKGKNMLFNINTLALMFVPVAVSIPRFLVIVKLGLIDNFLAHILPILAMPVGLFLVKQFIDQVPDSLIEAAKIDGASDYYILVKIIIPLIKPALSTVAILAFQTSWNNLEASSMFINDETLKTFAFYMNTLASTTGNTVAGQGMAAAASLIMFLPNLILFIILQSRVMNTMMYSGLK
- a CDS encoding extracellular solute-binding protein, translating into MFFKQSKLVKRIIFFLFFLFMTDMLKANFESWLTYNEGSVVETFTFENSLSEKKNESGIFLNVEETLEFKFNVPEDGLYTMILEYKINSDQVLPTLISISWENKELTSYLPALWADESKEYPHDRYGNEIVPRQIKIDNFHKEYIKDYSSLSSLPYVFELKKGENSFKVKNISQPITIKSFTLFKYEPLQSYDQYFLDTPKVQIEDTNVYIEIEAEDYNVKTDSFVRPGNQQDPSIHPYETHIRKLNIIDGASWNKVGQRITWTFEVENPGMHYIVFRYSQSINAGISTFRNIYIDEKIPFYEAASYKFPYTGNKYQNILFKDETTNEPFGIWLDKGVHTISLEVDATPLNNIVFELKRIMDDINQTGLEIRKITGGVVDRNRKWDMELYFPGIVQKFENWANQIDNIYNDLEILYNQKPASLVNLKIASDNIRDLLKDPSKIPTQLSKLNEGFSSASNLISETIDILSVQSLTLDRIYILSSPYLPENDVGLFKRFIEGIKRFIYSFFPRNKEYMAVNDKKSDELLVWVNRPIQYVEMLQQMTDSDFTQKTGINIRFSVMPNEQRLILANAANVNPDIALGISNYIPYDLAIRGAVQDLTEFEDFWEYISKEYNLETLIPYFVEGKVYGVTETQDFYVLFYRNDILESLNLEIPQTWEDVQLTMSTLYRNSMNFYLPMAGWTGLKPFYTTAPFIFQSEGRLYTEDGLKTAINEENSIKGFEIMTKVFTIYSISQSVPNFYNEFRYGRIPLGVSNFTTYVMLMTAAPEIAGQWGIALSPGIKNEKGEILRYQVGSDRADVIFANSTKKQEAWEFLKWWLSKDTQVEYAYRMQTRYGPEYMWNTANMVAFEELAFPEEHKKIILEQWEWIKEIPRHPAGYMVEREISNAWTDVVMNGEEIRIAIDKAAITANREILRKMEEFGYIKNGEVVRNYKIPTIEDIIDEVERNR
- a CDS encoding ROK family protein; amino-acid sequence: MESKNVLEVFKTVQNKPLISRTEIAKITHLSQSTVGRCIQRLLGKNFLIEKTNGKSTGGRPPVFLDINKKNSFSVGIEIGESHIDVVLLNLVYEIIESKSKKIDNNITVESLTSIIQEMYDKILYESHISKEYIISVGLGVPGIVSADQKKLLLSPNLKWGNISLGEILEDKLQKPVFLDNGANLMTFAEYHFNKLPLDSMVLGIIVGKGIGTGLITKKEIFRGVNGAALEAGHSVIKLDGPLCSCGRKGCVEALASLPQMIRCYNSKTNKKVKNIDEFHQLVEQNDKLALSILDEEAYYLAILSANLANIINPSHIIIGGEISPILPYSIEKMKNLFNSQVLSTNKCELISSNLNEKSIAFGAAIMAIEKEIEEYL
- a CDS encoding carbohydrate ABC transporter permease; protein product: MKIKQRFIHKYSHWVLLSPYIILFCLFILIPVVGAIILSFSYFNAVQPPEFIGLNNYISLLTQDTVFMQKVLPNTIKYALIVGPGGYILSFIFAWMLAQIPKLPRTIIAILIYLPSMTTGVMMSVIWSIIFSGNQLGYLNSFLIGIGLITEPIQWLQSPQYLMTIVIIVSLWSSMGVGFLAMLAGVLNVNQELYDAAYIDGVSNRFQEIIYVTIPSMRPQMLFGAVMAIVNTFTTSGLGVALSGSNPTPQYAAQLIVNHIEDYGFIRYEMGYAAAASVVLLIIVWIASRVSWNLFGEKE
- the rimP gene encoding ribosome maturation factor RimP — encoded protein: MLTDKEVEQLIWEKASNIADQLNLEIFDIEIKGSQKNKILEITIDNPSDYVSINDCERFSKTIDPWLDEIQPFPNSYELVVSSPGLNRKLRGSNDYLRFKGKLAKFVLKNKEKKKTVLVGYIGNVSEESLEITEKETGNLFTIDLKDINKANLEIELQKNEKSGGAQK